In a single window of the Coffea eugenioides isolate CCC68of chromosome 3, Ceug_1.0, whole genome shotgun sequence genome:
- the LOC113764956 gene encoding uncharacterized protein LOC113764956 → MYRSASTNRVTDDHFNYLSPAASSKVSTALRALSLETNELPVYEPLSEASKKERSRAKFAENAVHIIPLVLLLCAFILWVFSNPDINLQTKGNSGAAKIEGLTIEGDVDSDGTQTANLPVELGDLDSTKQEDGLRKASIFGKASP, encoded by the exons ATGTATAGATCAGCAAGCACTAACCGAGTCACCGATGATCACTTCAACTACCTTTCGCCGGCTGCGTCATCGAAGGTGTCCACAGCCCTGAGAGCGCTGTCGCTGGAAACTAATGAGTTGCCCGTCTATGAACCACTCTCCGAGGCCTCTAAGAAAGAGAGAAGCCGTGCCAAATTTGCAGAAAATGCGGTTCATATCATTCCTTTAGTTCTGCTCCTCTGTGCATTCATTCTCTGGGTTTTCTCCAATCCAG ATATTAACCTGCAAACGAAAGGTAATTCTGGTGCGGCAAAAATCGAAGGATTGACAATCGAAGGCGACGTAGATAGCGATGGTACTCAAACGGCAAATTTACCCGTAGAGTTGGGAGATCTGGATTCAACAAAACAAGAAGATGGCCTTCGCAAAGCTTCTATTTTCGGGAAGGCATCACCATGA
- the LOC113764957 gene encoding LOW QUALITY PROTEIN: flavanone 3-dioxygenase 3-like (The sequence of the model RefSeq protein was modified relative to this genomic sequence to represent the inferred CDS: deleted 2 bases in 1 codon), giving the protein MEAKHEESSSFPMGETPQEKGGFGHVPQCYKVAPLSRPSLHPGIANIPVVDLNGLNNSTRRSAVIKDISSACGNNGFFQIVDHGISQSVLDGALSAAFNLPSVEKVKFMSIDVRKPVRYGTSIKDGVDKVQFWRTFLKHYANPLDDWLSLWPDTPHDYREKMSEYAREAKKLGVSIMGAITEGLGLGPDYISRKMEEGMQVIVVNCYPPLPMPCPQQGLALDCPPPPPPHKNSDYSCLTIVLHSSSGLQTLDSRDGKWTAVRCIHGALQVNVGDHLEVLSNGLYKSVVHRVTLSSDTIRISIASLHSLGMDEKVETAKELIDEQHPKGYSYRDSSFKHFLDFFAQNDIADRKSFIDALRITNQ; this is encoded by the exons ATGGAGGCGAAACATGAGGAATCCAGCTCTTTTCCAATGGGCGAAACCCCGCAGGAGAAAGGGGGTTTCGGCCATGTTCCTCAATGTTACAAAGTTGCACCCCTGAGCAGGCCTAGTTTACATCCAGGAATTGCAAATATCCCTGTGGTCGATTTGAATGGTTTGAATAACTCTACAAGGCGATCTGCGGTCATCAAAGATATTTCAAGTGCTTGTGGAAACAATGGTTTCTTTCAA ATCGTCGACCATGGGATATCTCAGTCAGTTTTGGATGGAGCGCTTTCAGCCGCCTTCAACCTGCCGTCGGTGGAGAAGGTGAAATTCATGTCTATTGACGTTCGCAAGCCTGTTAGATACGGCACGAGCATAAAGGACGGAGTTGATAAGGTCCAATTTTGGAGGACATTTCTCAAACACTACGCAAATCCTCTAGATGACTGGTTGTCGCTATGGCCCGATACTCCTCATGACTACAG GGAAAAGATGAGCGAATATGCCAGGGAAGCAAAAAAATTAGGAGTATCCATCATGGGCGCAATCACTGAAGGGCTAGGACTTGGCCCGGATTATATAAGCAGGAAAATGGAGGAAGGAATGCAGGTGATTGTGGTGAATTGTTACCCACCATTACCAATGCCATGCCCCCAGCAGGGTCTGGCACTGGattgccccccccccccccccccacacaaAAATTCTGACTACTCTTGCTTAACCATTGTCCTCCACAGCTCGTCTGGCCTACAAACTCTGGACTCCCGTGACGGGAAATGGACCGCCGTCCGATGTATTCACGGTGCCTTGCAGGTTAACGTCGGCGATCATCTTGAGGTGCTTAGCAATGGCTTGTACAAAAGTGTGGTTCACAGAGTCACACTTAGCAGCGACACCATCAGAATCTCCATCGCTAGTCTTCATAGTTTGGGCATGGATGAGAAGGTGGAGACTGCAAAAGAGCTAATTGATGAACAGCATCCGAAGGGTTACAGC TACAGGGACAGTAGCTTTAAACACTTTCTCGATTTCTTTGCTCAAAATGACATTGCAGATAGGAAGAGCTTCATCGATGCTCTCCGGATTACAAATCAATAA